One part of the Quercus lobata isolate SW786 chromosome 7, ValleyOak3.0 Primary Assembly, whole genome shotgun sequence genome encodes these proteins:
- the LOC115951426 gene encoding uncharacterized protein LOC115951426: protein MRHLAEPSALAASLSLLISCSYGVNPDVLATICSQTQNQEICESILTSDPRTSSADLPTLSLISLELTMKQASDNNQSFTQFRDNTTNPSLKNDFSNCVTLYKDMQDKLNAAYLLSKQRKYKDITDLGQLTTLAYNCENGLPSDSPTAAITEDMLLTSQTAISVNAYVAT, encoded by the exons atGCGTCACTTGGCAGAACCTTCTGCTCTTGCAG catctctttctcttctcatCTCTTGCTCTTATGGTGTCAACCCTGATGTCCTGGCCACCATTTGCTCCCAAACTCAAAACCAAGAAATCTGTGAGAGTATATTAACAAGCGATCCGCGTACTAGCTCGGCAGACCTCCCCACACTCTCATTAATATCACTTGAGCTAACAATGAAACAAGCTAGTGACAATAACCAGAGTTTTACACAATTTCGTGACAACACTACCAATCCGTCTCTCAAAAATGATTTTTCCAATTGTGTGACGCTTTACAAGGATATGCAAGACAAGCTCAATGCGGCTTACCTGTTGTCAAAGCAGAGAAAGTACAAGGACATCACTGATTTAGGCCAGTTGACAACTCTAGCTTACAATTGCGAAAATGGCCTCCCTTCTGATTCACCTACTGCTGCTATAACCGAAGATATGCTCTTGACTAGCCAGACTGCAATAAGTGTCAATGCATACGTTGCTACATAA